In a single window of the Nicotiana tomentosiformis chromosome 8, ASM39032v3, whole genome shotgun sequence genome:
- the LOC104102179 gene encoding uncharacterized protein At4g28440-like, translating into MAENSTQDKPKPGLRKPVFVKVENLTPGTNGHTLIVKVLESNTVLQKGRSVSPHLRNTRISECLIGDETGTILFTARNDQVDLMKPDATVILRNAKIDMFKNTMRLAVDKWGRIEVTETAGFEVKQGNNLSLVEYELVNVEE; encoded by the exons ATGGCTGAAAACTCAACACAGGACAAGCCGAAACCGGGTTTAAGAAAGCCGGTTTTCGTAAAAGTGGAGAATTTAACGCCTGGAACTAACGGCCATACGCTGATCGTGAAAGTTCTGGAATCGAATACTGTGTTGCAGAAGGGACGTTCGGTGTCTCCGCATCTACGTAATACTCGTATTTCTGAATGCTTGATCGGTGATGAGACCGGCACTATCCTCTTCACTGCTCGTAACGATCAAG TCGATCTGATGAAGCCTGATGCAACTGTCATTCTTCGGAATGCCAAGATTGACATGTTCAAGAACACCATGAGACTAGCAGTCGACAAATGGGGACGAATCGAGGTTACtgaaactgctggatttgaagtGAAACAGGGTAATAATCTCTCCCTTGTTGAGTATGAGCTTGTGAATGTGGAGGAATGA